One stretch of Corynebacterium imitans DNA includes these proteins:
- a CDS encoding F0F1 ATP synthase subunit gamma — protein sequence MATLRELRDRIRSVNSTKKITKAQELIATSQITKAQARVAAAKPYADEMQDVMERLAAASSLDHPMLRERESGRVAAILVVTSDRGMAGGYNHNVLKKAAELERMLKDVGYEVVRYITGNKGVIHYRFRDMDVAGAWTGWSQKPSWEETHDVRRHMIDGFMAGSEDSAKWREGLNGPEGQAVRGFDQVHVVYTQFVSMLSQEAHVHQLLPIEPVLEEFEYEQKSMLEQTGAVHPDMSFEPDPDTLMTELLPTYVSRSLYSIFLEASAAESASRRTAMKNATDNATDLANNLSREANQARQAKITQEITEIIGGAGALSGSGESD from the coding sequence ATGGCAACACTTCGCGAATTGCGTGACCGCATCCGGTCAGTCAACTCTACGAAGAAGATCACCAAGGCCCAGGAGCTGATCGCGACCTCGCAGATCACCAAGGCCCAGGCTCGCGTCGCAGCGGCAAAGCCGTACGCGGACGAGATGCAAGACGTCATGGAACGCCTCGCGGCTGCGAGCTCCCTCGACCACCCCATGCTCCGTGAGCGTGAGAGCGGTCGAGTCGCAGCAATCCTCGTGGTCACCTCCGACCGCGGTATGGCTGGCGGCTACAACCACAACGTGTTGAAGAAGGCGGCCGAGCTTGAGCGCATGCTCAAGGACGTCGGCTACGAGGTGGTTCGCTACATCACCGGAAACAAGGGTGTAATTCACTACCGTTTCCGTGACATGGATGTCGCTGGTGCATGGACCGGCTGGTCGCAGAAGCCGTCGTGGGAGGAGACGCACGATGTGCGTCGCCACATGATCGACGGTTTCATGGCCGGTTCCGAGGACTCCGCCAAGTGGCGCGAGGGGCTCAACGGCCCCGAGGGTCAGGCAGTGCGTGGTTTCGACCAGGTACACGTTGTCTACACCCAGTTCGTGTCCATGCTCTCGCAGGAAGCACACGTCCACCAGCTGCTCCCCATCGAGCCCGTCCTCGAGGAATTCGAGTACGAGCAGAAGAGCATGTTGGAGCAGACCGGTGCTGTGCACCCGGATATGAGCTTCGAGCCGGATCCGGACACGCTCATGACCGAGCTGCTTCCGACATATGTTTCCAGGTCGCTCTACTCGATCTTCTTGGAAGCATCGGCTGCGGAGTCCGCTTCTCGCCGTACGGCGATGAAGAACGCGACGGATAACGCCACCGATCTGGCGAATAACCTGTCGCGTGAGGCTAACCAAGCCCGTCAGGCAAAAATCACCCAGGAAATCACCGAGATTATCGGCGGCGCTGGTGCGCTGTCCGGTAGTGGAGAAAGTGACTAA
- the atpD gene encoding F0F1 ATP synthase subunit beta: MTTAQSFDERNDEPTGEADTQAQAREAQSAQNPAGSDNGRVVRVIGAVVDVEFPRGELPALYNALEVDIELEGMSRTIVLEVAQFLGDNLLRTIAMAPTDGLVRGAKVRDTGNPISVPVGDQVKGHVFNALGQCLDDPSVGQDGERWGIHREPPAFKDLEGKTEILETGIKVIDLLTPYVKGGKIGLFGGAGVGKTVLIQEMITRIAREFSGTSVFAGVGERTREGTDLFLEMEDMGVLPDTALVFGQMDEPPGVRMRVALSGLTMAEYFRDVQNQDVLLFIDNIFRFTQAGSEVSTLLGRMPSAVGYQPTLADEMGVLQERITSTKGRSITSLQAVYVPADDYTDPAPATTFAHLDATTELSRSIASKGIYPAVDPLTSTSRILEPGIVGERHYAVAQKVIGILQKNKELQDIIAILGMDELSEEDKITVMRARKLQRFLGQNFFVAKKFTGDEGSYVPLEETIEAFDKLCEGEFDAYPEQAFSNLGGLDDVEAAYQKLQG; the protein is encoded by the coding sequence ATGACTACTGCTCAATCTTTTGATGAGCGCAACGATGAGCCAACGGGCGAGGCCGACACCCAGGCACAAGCCCGCGAGGCACAGTCCGCGCAGAACCCGGCGGGTTCTGACAACGGGCGCGTCGTTCGCGTAATTGGCGCAGTCGTCGACGTGGAGTTCCCGCGCGGCGAGCTGCCCGCTCTGTACAACGCACTCGAGGTCGACATTGAGCTCGAGGGCATGTCCCGCACGATCGTGCTCGAGGTTGCCCAGTTCCTGGGCGACAACCTCCTGCGCACCATCGCCATGGCTCCGACCGACGGCCTGGTGCGTGGCGCGAAGGTGCGCGACACCGGCAACCCGATCTCTGTCCCGGTCGGCGACCAGGTCAAGGGCCACGTGTTCAACGCACTCGGCCAGTGCCTGGACGACCCGAGCGTGGGCCAGGACGGCGAGCGCTGGGGCATCCACCGCGAGCCCCCGGCGTTCAAGGACCTCGAGGGCAAGACCGAGATCCTCGAGACCGGCATTAAGGTCATCGACCTGCTCACCCCGTACGTGAAGGGCGGCAAGATCGGCCTCTTCGGTGGTGCTGGTGTGGGTAAGACGGTGCTCATCCAGGAGATGATTACCCGTATTGCCCGCGAGTTCTCCGGTACCTCCGTCTTCGCCGGCGTCGGCGAGCGTACCCGTGAGGGCACCGACCTCTTCCTCGAGATGGAGGACATGGGCGTCCTTCCGGATACCGCCCTTGTCTTCGGCCAGATGGATGAGCCGCCAGGGGTGCGTATGCGCGTCGCTCTGTCCGGCCTGACCATGGCGGAGTACTTCCGCGATGTGCAGAACCAGGACGTGCTGCTGTTCATTGACAACATCTTCCGCTTCACCCAGGCCGGTTCCGAGGTCTCGACCCTGCTGGGTCGTATGCCTTCCGCCGTGGGCTACCAGCCCACCCTGGCTGACGAGATGGGTGTCCTGCAGGAGCGCATTACCTCCACCAAGGGCCGCTCCATTACCTCGCTGCAGGCTGTCTACGTGCCGGCCGATGACTACACCGACCCGGCACCGGCAACCACCTTCGCCCACCTGGATGCGACCACCGAGCTTTCGCGTTCCATTGCCTCCAAGGGTATTTACCCGGCAGTGGACCCGCTGACCTCGACCTCTCGCATCCTGGAGCCGGGCATCGTCGGCGAGCGTCACTACGCTGTCGCGCAGAAGGTGATCGGTATTCTGCAGAAGAACAAGGAGCTGCAGGACATCATCGCCATCCTCGGTATGGACGAGCTGTCCGAAGAGGACAAGATCACCGTTATGCGTGCACGTAAGCTGCAGCGCTTCCTCGGCCAGAACTTCTTCGTCGCGAAGAAGTTCACCGGCGACGAGGGATCCTACGTGCCGCTCGAGGAGACCATCGAGGCCTTCGACAAGCTCTGCGAGGGCGAGTTCGACGCCTACCCGGAGCAGGCCTTCAGCAACCTTGGTGGTCTCGACGACGTCGAGGCTGCGTACCAGAAGCTGCAGGGCTAG
- a CDS encoding F0F1 ATP synthase subunit epsilon has translation MAELTAQLVSVDRMLWSGPASIVTAQTIEGEIGVLPGHEPFLGQLKENGVVTIRPISGDRIVAAVQGGFLSVQGDKVTVLADYAIFADEVDSAEAESGLEAQDEDVKHRSEAELAAVRRNESR, from the coding sequence ATGGCTGAACTTACCGCTCAACTGGTGTCGGTGGATCGTATGCTCTGGTCGGGTCCGGCCAGCATCGTCACCGCCCAGACCATCGAAGGTGAGATCGGCGTGCTGCCAGGTCACGAGCCGTTCCTTGGCCAGCTCAAGGAGAACGGTGTGGTGACCATCCGTCCCATCAGCGGCGACCGCATCGTCGCCGCTGTGCAGGGCGGGTTCCTCTCCGTGCAGGGCGATAAGGTGACCGTCCTTGCTGACTACGCGATCTTTGCCGACGAGGTTGATTCTGCTGAGGCAGAATCCGGCTTGGAGGCACAGGACGAGGACGTGAAGCACAGGTCCGAGGCGGAGCTCGCTGCGGTGCGCCGCAACGAGTCGCGCTAG